In Oncorhynchus keta strain PuntledgeMale-10-30-2019 chromosome 19, Oket_V2, whole genome shotgun sequence, a single genomic region encodes these proteins:
- the tert gene encoding telomerase reverse transcriptase isoform X1, with protein MASGDMTRVLGILSSLYRHVETLEEFANHIVFREGQRAVLIETTDTARFISFVRGVFVCTDKTLQDVPSCNQISTVPELLAFVLNNIKRKKKRNVLAHGYGYTFQDRDADQFKFHGEITQSAAYIHGSDLWKRICHRLGTDVSKYLLESCSLFVTVPPSSSSAFQVCGVPAYDRVSMSTGISRFHLGYKRNGTTRNGRGRSKEVRNGGWVFQGSAGRKRRRDGGRDTGKRKGDEVCLGGKRKREEVEGGGRLPGKRRCTQRESPTVSSGTSDCKHRTLETNGIKRPMEVISLTKGPTQSLQVFNGSSNVEQVSAEMERLRKPMEQPAGPGRPLEAVMVTIAPAESSKQVSDGTGNIEQMSMKTGLRRQAAVVPRPVEEQSGPVSATVHVEGGPSWRTGSFPPLPHSQCFIRTLGMLYGGRGMRRFLLNKKRKSRDEGPRRLQGRDLVRLVFFEGVAYLNGAERKPDRLPRRFFTLVPLFCQLLRRHRRCPYSKILQRVCPAVGQGDMASLLPQHSAPHRVYLFVRECLNAVVPSEFWGSDHNRFKFLSAVRNFLSMGKFERMSLAELMWKMKVNDCDWLKISKTGRCPPSELSYRTRVLGQLLAWLLDGYVLGLVKAMFYVTESMGQKNALRFYRYQVWAKLQELALSGHLSKGQMSELTLAQMTSLAKTTVTSRLRFIPKTEGMRPITRVIGADAKTRLFQTRVKELLDVLGVCVRSSPSLLGSTVWGLTDIHRVLSSITPAQKDKPQPLYFVKVDVSGAYDSLPHTQLLEVIGQVLSHVQEELFSVRCYAKVWADTHEGLKKTFVRQADTVASTNMKGFVMALQREGKVHDAILVEQHFSTDIHGKDVLEFFTQMLSSCVVQFGKKTFRQCQGIPQGSVVSSLLCCLCYGHMENLLFPDVSQRGGCLMRLVDDFLLITPDLSQAQTFLKTLMAGVPQYGCVVNPQKVAVNFPLGEGGSCPAGVRLLPLHCLFPWCGLLLNTHTLDVHNNYASYAGQSLRYSLTLGSAHCAGQQMKRKLMSILRFKCHALFLDLKTNSLEAVYSNIYKLVLLHAFRFHACAQSLPFGQKVGGNHSYFLNLIWDLAEYTNQLVRLCNKGLSLGCKALTGSLQYEAVELIYCLAFLLVLSRHRPLYYHLLAPLRTRKRKLEGKLGGLRLARIRQAATPKMPEDFKAIRA; from the exons ATGGCCAGTGGCGATATGACGCGTGTGCTCGGCATACTCAGCTCTCTGTATCGGCACGTCGAGACCCTGGAGGAGTTTGCAAACCATATTGTAttcagagagggacagagagcggtGCTCATCGAAACGACAGATACAGCGCGCTTCATATCGTTTGTCCGGGGAGTGTTTGTCTGCACGGATAAAACCCTACAGGACGTCCCCAGCTGCAATCAG ATCAGCACCGTGCCTGAGCTGTTGGCGTTCGTGTTGAACAAcatcaagaggaaaaagaaaaggaATGTCCTGGCGCACGGTTATGGTTACACGTTCCAGGACCGCGACGCCGACCAGTTTAAGTTTCATGGCGAAATCACTCAGAGTGCCGCGTACATCCACGGCAGCGACTTATGGAAGAGGATCTGCCATCGCCTCGGCACGGACGTCTCCAAGTACCTCCTGGAGAGCTGTTCCTTGTTCGTGACGGTGCCGCCGTCGTCGTCGTCCGCGTTCCAGGTGTGCGGCGTGCCTGCGTACGACCGCGTTTCCATGTCAACGGGTATCTCTAGGTTCCACCTGGGATACAAACGGAATGGTACCACTAGAAACGGCAGAGGGAGAAGTAAGGAGGTCAGAAACGGGGGATGGGTATTTCAGGGTTCTGCTGGGAGAAaaaggagaagggatggaggtagagacaCTGGGAAAAGGAAGGGAGACGAGGTCTGTttgggagggaagaggaagagggaggaggtggaaggaggtgGGCGTTTGCCTGGAAAAAGGAGATGCACTCAAAGAGAATCTCCCACAGTCTCCAGTGGGACTAGCGATTGTAAGCACAGAACACTGGAAACAAATGGGATCAAGAGACCAATGGAGGTTATTTCTCTCACCAAGGGACCCACACAGAGCCTACAGGTTTTCAATGGTTCTAGCAATGTGGAACAGGTGTCCGCAGAAATGGAACGTCTCAGGAAGCCAATGGAGCAACCGGCTGGACCCGGAAGACCATTGGAGGCTGTGATGGTCACCATAGCGCCCGCCGAGAGCTCTAAACAGGTCTCTGACGGCACAGGTAATATCGAGCAGATGTCGATGAAAACAGGACTTAGAAGGCAAGCGGCTGTAGTCCCAAGACCAGTAGAAGAACAGTCTGGACCCGTATCGGCCACTGTACATGTAGAGGGGGGTCCTAGTTGGAGAACAGGGTCGTTCCCACCACTCCCCCACTCCCAGTGTTTCATCCGCACCCTGGGCATGCTCTACGGAGGGCGGGGCATGCGCCGCTTCCTACTGAACAAGAAGAGGAAAAGTAGGGACGAGGGGCCCAGGCGTCTGCAGGGGAGAGACTTAGTGAGACTGGTCTTCTTTGAAGGCGTGGCCTATCTGAACGGAGCAGAAAGGAAGCCTGATAGACTTCCCAGAAGGTTTTTCACCTTGGTGCCTCTGTTTTGTCAGTTGCTACGGCGACACAGGAGGTGTCCCTATTCTAAGATACTGCAGAGGGTTTGTCCAGCAGTGGGACAGGGGGATATGGCCTCCCTCCTGCCCCAGCACAGTGCACCTCACCGGGTGTACCTCTTTGTCAGAGAGTGCCTCAACGCGGTGGTCCCCTCGGAGTTCTGGGGGTCGGACCATAACCGATTCAAATTCCTGTCCGCAGTCAGGAACTTCCTGTCCATGGGCAAGTTTGAGAGGATGTCATTGGCTGAGCTGATGTGGAAGATGAAGGTGAATGACTGTGATTGGCTGAAGATCAGCAAGACAG GCCGCTGCCCGCCCAGTGAGCTGTCGTATCGGACGCGAGTGCTAGGCCAGCTCCTGGCTTGGCTGCTGGATGGCTATGTGCTAGGCCTGGTGAAAGCTATGTTCTACGTCACAGAGAGCATGGGACAGAAGAACGCACTGCGCTTCTACAGATACCAGGTCTGGGCCAAGCTGCAGGAGCTGGCTCTCAG TGGTCACCTCTCTAAAGGTCAGATGTCAGAGTTGACCCTGGCCCAGATGACGTCGCTCGCCAAAACCACCGTCACCTCCCGCCTCCGCTTCATCCCCAAGACCGAAGGCATGAGACCCATCACACGGGTCATAGGGGCGGACGCCAAAACGAGG TTGTTCCAGACCCGTGTGAAGGAGCTGTTAGATGTGCTAGGTGTCTGTGTAcggtcctctccctctctcctgggcTCTACAGTGTGGGGGTTGACCGACATCCACAGAGTCCTCTCTTCCATCACCCCTGCTCAGAAAGACAAACCACAGCCGCTCTACTTTGTCAAG GTGGATGTGAGTGGGGCCTACGACAGTCTACCCCACACTCAGCTCTTGGAGGTGATTGGTCAGGTCCTGTCACATGTGCAGGAAGAGCTTTTCTCAGTGCGATGCTATGCTAAGGTGTGGGCCGACACCCATGAGGGCCTCAAAAAGACCTTTGTCAGACag GCAGACACTGTGGCGTCCACCAACATgaaaggctttgtgatggcactgcagagagagggcaAAGTTCACGATGCCATACTGGTGGAGCAG CATTTCTCCACAGATATTCATGGCAAAGATGTCTTGGAGTTCTTCACCCAGATGCTCTCTAGTTGTGTTGTCCAGTTTGGGAAGAA AACGTTCCGTCAGTGTCAGGGGATTCCTCAGGGCTCCGTGGTGTCGTCTCTGCTGTGCTGCCTCTGTTACGGCCACATGGAGAACCTTCTGTTCCCTGACGTCAGTCAGCGAGGAGG GTGTCTGATGAGACTGGTTGACGATTTCCTCCTCATCACTCCTGACCTGAGCCAGGCACAGACCTTCCTCAA GACCCTGATGGCGGGGGTACCACAGTACGGGTGTGTGGTGAACCCCCAGAAGGTGGCTGTTAACTTCCCATTGGGTGAGGGGGGGTCCTGTCCTGCTGGGGTACGCCTGCTGCCTTTACACTGTCTGTTCCCCTGGTGTGGACTATTGCTGAATACACACACCCTGGACGTCCACAACAACTACGCCag CTACGCTGGCCAATCCCTGCGCTACAGCCTGACGCTAGGCTCCGCCCACTGCGCGGGGCAGCAAATGAAGAGGAAGCTCATGTCCATCCTTAGATTCAAGTGCCACGCCCTCTTCCTGGACCTCAAA ACCAACTCCCTGGAGGCTGTCTATAGCAACATCTATAAGTTAGTGTTGCTGCACGCGTTCAG GTTCCATGCCTGTGCACAGAGTTTGCCGTTTGGTCAGAAAGTGGGCGGAAACCACTCTTACTTCCTCAATCTGATCTGGGACTTGGCGGAGTACACCAACCAGCTAGTCAGACTCTGCAACAAAG GTCTGTCTCTAGGCTGTAAGGCTTTAACAGGTAGCCTTCAGTATGAGGCAGTAGAACTGATATACTGTCTGGCCTTCCTGTTGGTTCTGTCCCGTCATCGCCCCCTCTACTACCATCTCCTCGCTCCACTACGCACAC GTAAGAGGAAGCTGGAGGGGAAGCTGGGCGGTTTGAGATTGGCACGAATCAGACAAGCTGCCACACCCAAAATGCCTGAAGACTTCAAGGCCATCCGGGCCTAG
- the tert gene encoding telomerase reverse transcriptase isoform X2 has protein sequence MASGDMTRVLGILSSLYRHVETLEEFANHIVFREGQRAVLIETTDTARFISFVRGVFVCTDKTLQDVPSCNQISTVPELLAFVLNNIKRKKKRNVLAHGYGYTFQDRDADQFKFHGEITQSAAYIHGSDLWKRICHRLGTDVSKYLLESCSLFVTVPPSSSSAFQVCGVPAYDRVSMSTGISRFHLGYKRNGTTRNGRGRSKEVRNGGWVFQGSAGRKRRRDGGRDTGKRKGDEVCLGGKRKREEVEGGGRLPGKRRCTQRESPTVSSGTSDCKHRTLETNGIKRPMEVISLTKGPTQSLQVFNGSSNVEQVSAEMERLRKPMEQPAGPGRPLEAVMVTIAPAESSKQVSDGTGNIEQMSMKTGLRRQAAVVPRPVEEQSGPVSATVHVEGGPSWRTGSFPPLPHSQCFIRTLGMLYGGRGMRRFLLNKKRKSRDEGPRRLQGRDLVRLVFFEGVAYLNGAERKPDRLPRRFFTLVPLFCQLLRRHRRCPYSKILQRVCPAVGQGDMASLLPQHSAPHRVYLFVRECLNAVVPSEFWGSDHNRFKFLSAVRNFLSMGKFERMSLAELMWKMKVNDCDWLKISKTGRCPPSELSYRTRVLGQLLAWLLDGYVLGLVKAMFYVTESMGQKNALRFYRYQVWAKLQELALSGHLSKGQMSELTLAQMTSLAKTTVTSRLRFIPKTEGMRPITRVIGADAKTRLFQTRVKELLDVLGVCVRSSPSLLGSTVWGLTDIHRVLSSITPAQKDKPQPLYFVKVDVSGAYDSLPHTQLLEVIGQVLSHVQEELFSVRCYAKVWADTHEGLKKTFVRQADTVASTNMKGFVMALQREGKVHDAILVEQHFSTDIHGKDVLEFFTQMLSSCVVQFGKKTFRQCQGIPQGSVVSSLLCCLCYGHMENLLFPDVSQRGGTLMAGVPQYGCVVNPQKVAVNFPLGEGGSCPAGVRLLPLHCLFPWCGLLLNTHTLDVHNNYASYAGQSLRYSLTLGSAHCAGQQMKRKLMSILRFKCHALFLDLKTNSLEAVYSNIYKLVLLHAFRFHACAQSLPFGQKVGGNHSYFLNLIWDLAEYTNQLVRLCNKGLSLGCKALTGSLQYEAVELIYCLAFLLVLSRHRPLYYHLLAPLRTRKRKLEGKLGGLRLARIRQAATPKMPEDFKAIRA, from the exons ATGGCCAGTGGCGATATGACGCGTGTGCTCGGCATACTCAGCTCTCTGTATCGGCACGTCGAGACCCTGGAGGAGTTTGCAAACCATATTGTAttcagagagggacagagagcggtGCTCATCGAAACGACAGATACAGCGCGCTTCATATCGTTTGTCCGGGGAGTGTTTGTCTGCACGGATAAAACCCTACAGGACGTCCCCAGCTGCAATCAG ATCAGCACCGTGCCTGAGCTGTTGGCGTTCGTGTTGAACAAcatcaagaggaaaaagaaaaggaATGTCCTGGCGCACGGTTATGGTTACACGTTCCAGGACCGCGACGCCGACCAGTTTAAGTTTCATGGCGAAATCACTCAGAGTGCCGCGTACATCCACGGCAGCGACTTATGGAAGAGGATCTGCCATCGCCTCGGCACGGACGTCTCCAAGTACCTCCTGGAGAGCTGTTCCTTGTTCGTGACGGTGCCGCCGTCGTCGTCGTCCGCGTTCCAGGTGTGCGGCGTGCCTGCGTACGACCGCGTTTCCATGTCAACGGGTATCTCTAGGTTCCACCTGGGATACAAACGGAATGGTACCACTAGAAACGGCAGAGGGAGAAGTAAGGAGGTCAGAAACGGGGGATGGGTATTTCAGGGTTCTGCTGGGAGAAaaaggagaagggatggaggtagagacaCTGGGAAAAGGAAGGGAGACGAGGTCTGTttgggagggaagaggaagagggaggaggtggaaggaggtgGGCGTTTGCCTGGAAAAAGGAGATGCACTCAAAGAGAATCTCCCACAGTCTCCAGTGGGACTAGCGATTGTAAGCACAGAACACTGGAAACAAATGGGATCAAGAGACCAATGGAGGTTATTTCTCTCACCAAGGGACCCACACAGAGCCTACAGGTTTTCAATGGTTCTAGCAATGTGGAACAGGTGTCCGCAGAAATGGAACGTCTCAGGAAGCCAATGGAGCAACCGGCTGGACCCGGAAGACCATTGGAGGCTGTGATGGTCACCATAGCGCCCGCCGAGAGCTCTAAACAGGTCTCTGACGGCACAGGTAATATCGAGCAGATGTCGATGAAAACAGGACTTAGAAGGCAAGCGGCTGTAGTCCCAAGACCAGTAGAAGAACAGTCTGGACCCGTATCGGCCACTGTACATGTAGAGGGGGGTCCTAGTTGGAGAACAGGGTCGTTCCCACCACTCCCCCACTCCCAGTGTTTCATCCGCACCCTGGGCATGCTCTACGGAGGGCGGGGCATGCGCCGCTTCCTACTGAACAAGAAGAGGAAAAGTAGGGACGAGGGGCCCAGGCGTCTGCAGGGGAGAGACTTAGTGAGACTGGTCTTCTTTGAAGGCGTGGCCTATCTGAACGGAGCAGAAAGGAAGCCTGATAGACTTCCCAGAAGGTTTTTCACCTTGGTGCCTCTGTTTTGTCAGTTGCTACGGCGACACAGGAGGTGTCCCTATTCTAAGATACTGCAGAGGGTTTGTCCAGCAGTGGGACAGGGGGATATGGCCTCCCTCCTGCCCCAGCACAGTGCACCTCACCGGGTGTACCTCTTTGTCAGAGAGTGCCTCAACGCGGTGGTCCCCTCGGAGTTCTGGGGGTCGGACCATAACCGATTCAAATTCCTGTCCGCAGTCAGGAACTTCCTGTCCATGGGCAAGTTTGAGAGGATGTCATTGGCTGAGCTGATGTGGAAGATGAAGGTGAATGACTGTGATTGGCTGAAGATCAGCAAGACAG GCCGCTGCCCGCCCAGTGAGCTGTCGTATCGGACGCGAGTGCTAGGCCAGCTCCTGGCTTGGCTGCTGGATGGCTATGTGCTAGGCCTGGTGAAAGCTATGTTCTACGTCACAGAGAGCATGGGACAGAAGAACGCACTGCGCTTCTACAGATACCAGGTCTGGGCCAAGCTGCAGGAGCTGGCTCTCAG TGGTCACCTCTCTAAAGGTCAGATGTCAGAGTTGACCCTGGCCCAGATGACGTCGCTCGCCAAAACCACCGTCACCTCCCGCCTCCGCTTCATCCCCAAGACCGAAGGCATGAGACCCATCACACGGGTCATAGGGGCGGACGCCAAAACGAGG TTGTTCCAGACCCGTGTGAAGGAGCTGTTAGATGTGCTAGGTGTCTGTGTAcggtcctctccctctctcctgggcTCTACAGTGTGGGGGTTGACCGACATCCACAGAGTCCTCTCTTCCATCACCCCTGCTCAGAAAGACAAACCACAGCCGCTCTACTTTGTCAAG GTGGATGTGAGTGGGGCCTACGACAGTCTACCCCACACTCAGCTCTTGGAGGTGATTGGTCAGGTCCTGTCACATGTGCAGGAAGAGCTTTTCTCAGTGCGATGCTATGCTAAGGTGTGGGCCGACACCCATGAGGGCCTCAAAAAGACCTTTGTCAGACag GCAGACACTGTGGCGTCCACCAACATgaaaggctttgtgatggcactgcagagagagggcaAAGTTCACGATGCCATACTGGTGGAGCAG CATTTCTCCACAGATATTCATGGCAAAGATGTCTTGGAGTTCTTCACCCAGATGCTCTCTAGTTGTGTTGTCCAGTTTGGGAAGAA AACGTTCCGTCAGTGTCAGGGGATTCCTCAGGGCTCCGTGGTGTCGTCTCTGCTGTGCTGCCTCTGTTACGGCCACATGGAGAACCTTCTGTTCCCTGACGTCAGTCAGCGAGGAGG GACCCTGATGGCGGGGGTACCACAGTACGGGTGTGTGGTGAACCCCCAGAAGGTGGCTGTTAACTTCCCATTGGGTGAGGGGGGGTCCTGTCCTGCTGGGGTACGCCTGCTGCCTTTACACTGTCTGTTCCCCTGGTGTGGACTATTGCTGAATACACACACCCTGGACGTCCACAACAACTACGCCag CTACGCTGGCCAATCCCTGCGCTACAGCCTGACGCTAGGCTCCGCCCACTGCGCGGGGCAGCAAATGAAGAGGAAGCTCATGTCCATCCTTAGATTCAAGTGCCACGCCCTCTTCCTGGACCTCAAA ACCAACTCCCTGGAGGCTGTCTATAGCAACATCTATAAGTTAGTGTTGCTGCACGCGTTCAG GTTCCATGCCTGTGCACAGAGTTTGCCGTTTGGTCAGAAAGTGGGCGGAAACCACTCTTACTTCCTCAATCTGATCTGGGACTTGGCGGAGTACACCAACCAGCTAGTCAGACTCTGCAACAAAG GTCTGTCTCTAGGCTGTAAGGCTTTAACAGGTAGCCTTCAGTATGAGGCAGTAGAACTGATATACTGTCTGGCCTTCCTGTTGGTTCTGTCCCGTCATCGCCCCCTCTACTACCATCTCCTCGCTCCACTACGCACAC GTAAGAGGAAGCTGGAGGGGAAGCTGGGCGGTTTGAGATTGGCACGAATCAGACAAGCTGCCACACCCAAAATGCCTGAAGACTTCAAGGCCATCCGGGCCTAG